The Panicum hallii strain FIL2 chromosome 5, PHallii_v3.1, whole genome shotgun sequence genome contains the following window.
TGTTTGCCTTATATCCTACGATTTGCGAGGTAGGCAACAtgtggtgatagccctgttgGTCTTTTGTAATCCTCCATGTTTGGATATAACGTAGAACCGTTGGCCGGAGTTTCCTACCAGACCAGGAGTAAGCCACTGCCCGAAGTGAGTCTTGCCGAGAGATCGAACTTTAACTTATCTAGGTACTATCCTAAAAATCATCTCTACCCTTCGCCTACCTTATGTGGTTGGTTATCTTTGGATACTAGAGTTGTAGATATATAGATACACACACGTTCCCTTAGATCCGATAACCCTTAGAATAGTGTACAGTGAAAGCTACAACGACATCCgtacgcttgcggatttattgaCAACCGTTAAAATATTAAACGGTCAACAGTAGGTGATATAAAAGTGGGTCAATAGATATAAATAGATTCTTTTATCTATGATTTTTCCGCACATTCGATGACTCGTAAAATATATGGTTCAACAAACAATAAGAATATACAAATAAACAAAAGTGTAATCATTTTATGCATAGATACAAGATCACCAATAACTTATTTTAGTTATGTTAATAAATTATTAGTTAGTATACCGCTTGAGTTGATACCGCTGTTGGATTTGGTAACATGCCCAGAATCTTAATACATTCTGGTATACTTGGCCTGCCACGTAAGTGTGCCACGTCATCCTAAAGATTAAATTGGGGCTAAATGAAAAGTTTAAGGACTGAATTGATCCATTTGATAGTTTAAGGACAAAATTGAGCTTTGGAGGAAAGTTGAAGAATTAAACAGGCTATTTTGCCTAATTTAAACTTGTAATTGATCGTAGCTCAGCTAGTAAGGTTGATTGTGGTGGAACCTGATCACCCAAGTTCGAGTTCTCGACTCGGCATGTTTGTTCATATTTTTTTAGATTTATTCTAAAATTTAACCGGTGTATATATTTGTAGGGATAAACGTGTGTACGTGTATGGAACGTTTGCGTCTCTTCCGTGTTTCGAAAAAATTATGCTCAAGTTCTGTAACTAGAAAATCTATAAATTTTAAGGTAGATCCAATTCAAAAGCATTAGGTTGTAAATAAACTCCTAATTTTTTGACTAAAATATGTTGGTGTAAATGAACTTTGTAATTCTTTTGACTAATTTTTTCAACAAAAATGGACTCCTAGCTGCATCAATTGTTGACGACCAGCCTATAAAAAAAAGTTGACGAGCATGTGGAGTGGAGTCAACGTCGAAGTTTAATGACTTTTGCTTACACAAATGGAACTGGTAGTACAATTTCTTTTTTCCAATTATGCCCTTTTCCGCTTTTGCAGATTTATAACTGTATAGAAAAAAAATCAGACACAAAGCTTTTCCTTCCCCACCGAGACAAAAATGAGATCACCGCCACCACCGTGCCCTCTCCCCAACCCGAACCCCAACTCCGATGCGTCCCCTCCTCCGGCGCCGATGACCCCGCGCGCCCCGCAGCTGCGGCATCACCCGCCGCACGTACTCCTCGCCGAGGCCGTCGCCTCCTGGCACCCCTTCCACAAGAAGCCCTGCCTCTCCGACCGCTCCACCGCTCCCGCCTCCTCGGCTCACCTCCCTGACGCGGAGACCCCGACGCCTGCCCCATCggggggcggcagcggcggatcCTTCCGGTGGCTCGGGCTgcgcaagcgccgccgccgcggcgcgggcTCGCGGTCCGTGTCCGGCCGCAGCAGCGACCGCCGGAGATCCGGGACGTGCTCCGACTTCCATTTCACGTGCGgcgccggtggcggcggcgccaccGACTCCAGCGGAGAGATGTGGGCGTCGGATGTTGGGGAGGTGCGGATGAGGGACGTGCCGATGGTGACGGAGTTTGGCCCGGCGCCCGTTGGTGGGGCTGCTGCGGGGGCTGGTGGTGTCGGCGCGGcagtggaggcggcggccgccgaTTCTGGGTACGGGAGCGAACCTGGGTACCGTGGCGACGTGGAGCTCGGATACGGAGATGAGATCGacgaagaggaggaggatgggAGGCAGCAGCTGTTCTGGGGTGGGGTGATTGGAGGTGATGAGCGTCCTATAGTAACTGATTTTAGCTTTTAGTATCCTCAACACCACATAGATCTGAGCTATTTGCATTCTTGGCAGCATCACTGTGCAGTTCTATTAATTGGAATATTTTTATTAGAAATTTAGGACAATTAGTTTGTTAACTATGTGGATTGAGAATATGGTGTCCTTCGATAGTTCTTGTTGGGGATCAAATGATTATAGGTTATCATCATCCTCTGTTGTTGATCTCGGCAATATGTCGTTAGCCTCATTCCTTGCTGTTTATGTCTGTTATTTACCTTTGTTTTTTTGTATTGAGTCACAGTTCTTGCTGCCAGTAAATATTTGCCGTGGATTAGCTGAGTCAAAATTGTCTTTGGAAATGCACTTGTTTATCCATACCATAAACTATTGTGGTCTGCCAAAATGATTGTGCCCTGTTAATTTCTTCCTTTCTACTCCCTCCAATCATAAATATATGTCGTTTATGATTCTGACCGTGGTCTACAAGATGGAAATTTCACTAGCAATATCTATAAATTATGTTGTATTATTGTATCAAATGGAAAAAATATTTGTTTTGCAATTATTTTTTAAGATGAACCTAGTAATGTCAATGTTATGTTGTCAATATGTATGATATTTTAAGCTAATGATGGTCAAAGCTGAAAAGGTTTGACTTAGAACAAACCTAACATGACCTGTATTTATGATGGATGAAGTAATAACATAATGTGAGATGATTTTATCTGGTGAGGAGTGTGCTTTCCATATGCATATCAATATATGTATAGTATGTCTAGGCTTCTTTTATATTCCATCTGTTTTTGTGAGAGGAGATCCATGAATTTCATATTGGATTTTTGTTAAAAAAATCACCAGGAATTTGCAAACATGATTTCTTGTTTAGTTTGGTGTGTGCATATCAGTGGTTTTATTTTTGTGAAGTTCACTGTAGGTCCTTTAACATGCAAATTCGTGTCACTTTACCTAAAATATCTGAGTTTGATCCTTGGTACTAAATTTTAATCAGGTCCAAGTTGATCCTGTTTGGAACTGGTGGCACAGATACTCCTTATTGTTTTATGCTGTCTAACCAAGCATTTTGTTTTAATCCAACAACATGGTTAATTTTGATAAGGCTTTCTCCTGTTGGGTGTGATAGCAACATCTATGTTTGTCGATACCTTTTCCTATGTTTCCATTTGTTTCAAGATTTAGCTTCTATTTGCATGAAATCTCATTTCCATTTTAATTTTCAACATATCTCATCTGCTATTTTTTGGCTAGTAAAATTTAGCAAGCTGGCTAAGGTTAAGCATTGTTCATGGCAATTCATCTGACAGAATGACATGTTTAAAAGTACTATTTCAGTTAAATTTTAATCAGGTCCAAGTTGATCCTGTTTGGAACTGGTGGCACAGATACTCCTTATTGTTTTATGCTGTCTAACCAAGCATTTTGTTTTAATCCAACAACATGGTTAATTTTGATAAGGCTTTCTCCTGTTGGGTGTGATAGCAACATCTATATTTGTCGATACCTTTTCCTATGTTTCCATTTGTTTCAAGATTTAGCTTCTATTTGCATGAAATCTCATTTCCATTTTAATTTTCAACATATCTCATCTGCTATTTTTTGGCTAGTAAAATTTAGCAAGCTGGCTAAGGTTAAGCATTGTTCATGGCAATTCATCTGACAGAATGACATGTTTAAAAGTACTATTTCAGTTTGACTCCTCATGAATCCTTCCCTTTTATTTGCCCACTCATTTAGTTTCGGAAACGCAGCCTCTGCTGAGGCTGAGGCTGCTAGACCATGCAAACTTCAGAAGAAATGGACCAAGTTATGGTATGCAGCAAAAATCTAATAGGGTAATTGTGTGAAATTAGTGGTTTAAGGTTAGGACCAGTGCCTTGGGTGGTGTTCTGATGGCAGCACAGCAAAGTCCGAACACAAGGCTGAGGTAGGGAGGTAGCTTAGTTAATTCTTGATTGCCTAGTGAATGATAATGCCATGCCTTACATAGATGGCTGCCATAAGAACCAAATTTGACCTTCCTTTGAGGAGACAGATTGGCTCCTACCTTATTTTGAGGGAAAGAAATAAGAAACAAACTCATGCAACCTGCCCAGGGCCAGGTCATCTTGTTGTGATGCTGATGCTGTACTTGTCAGTCCCACATGACCAGCTAGCAATATGTGCATCTCCCAATGAGTGTACTAGGCTACTTGCTATTGCTATAGTACCTCTAGATTTGGAAGGGTCGTTGTAAGCTGTAACACTTTTTTTTAATGTGAAATACTGGTATCCTGTGCATGTCTAATGTCTTACTGCACATATCTTGGTAAGTTAATGTGTTTCGTTCTAAAATTTTATGAGCTGAATTTTTCTCCGGCTATCAATGTTATGCACTTGCGATGCTGTCTACTGAAAATGTATTCAATGATTCGTTCTAGCAGCACTATAGCAGGAGCTAAAAAAATAATCGAAATTGCTATGTACAACTATAAAAGAAATCGAAATTGCTATGTACTACCCCAGAAAAGATCTTATGAAATATGTGTTGGTCCTAATGTTTTTTTTCTGATAATACGCTGGTTCTAATGTTGAGATTAGGTTGTGATCAAATGCTGGCCACATTAGCTGCCCTTCTAGTAGGTACAATGCCATAGTTTTGACAAGTTAATTTAGTTTGCTACATGTCTTGCTGAAATTGTTAACGAAATTTAGTCTTTTCTTGGCATCCTTCCTAGACGTATGATTGCACTTTGTGATTAGTAATTTTGCGCACTTGTATAATTTTTAGGAAGTTAAATTGTTGTCAAGCACCCAAACCCTACTGATCAGTTGCTGAATATAGTGGTGGTTTAGTCCTTTGTATTACTGGCTTTTTGGGAGGTATTAAGTTATAATTCAAATGAGTCCTGGTTTCATACAAGTTTGATGCCTTTGAAATCATGGAGATTGAAAACATACAAACAAGAAAGAATTAACGAAACCTGTCCCTGAGGGTCTAAGTTCAATTGATTTCATTAATTAGACCTGTGGTCATCAATCTTTTCCATATGGAGTCTGCTAGGTCTTGTGGAGTACTCCCTCTGTCCAGGTTTGATCAGCGCATGAGGAGAAAAAGGAACTCCACAATTGATGCAGACAGCCATCTTCCCTTGGGCGGAACATGGACGTCGCTTCAATTTGCGTGGAATTGAATGCACAAGCTGATCATTGCCCTGCTAGCTGCATTGGTCACGATGCACTATCCTGCTCTATTCTGCTTGTTGCGTTGGTCACACTGCCAAAACCAAATACGCTGATCAAACCTGGGTGGAGGGAGTATTTTTTTCCTTAAATGATGTTGTTGCAGATACTGTTTTGCAATGCCATTTTTTAATAGCGTCAGTCTACATTAAATATGCACTATACTGGTATGCAGACAGCATCATTCTACATTAAATATTTCATTATTTAGGATAAAAAAAACTGTTGACCATACTTGCACCGTTTTGGATGCATGGCCAGTCATTATGTTTGCTGCAATCAACTATGAGGATAATGTTTATTACTAAAATTGGGTGCAATGATGATGTTGATCATCATGAATTCATGGTCCTGGTATTGGTTTCCTGCAGCTAACACCACTGGAAATGTTCTTGGATGACATTCCTGTGTCGCAATATATATGCTTTTTTATTTGTGTGCTCCTAGAAGCTTTTCtgactatttttattttcccaTTGCAGATATGAATAAAATGAGAATTGTTGGCGACAATAACTTTGGGGAGCAGAAAACCCATCACCGCGGCAGGCGCAAGAAGCATGATGTGAGGATGTTGGATTCCCTGAGGTGAATCGCATAGTGCTGGTAAAGCATTTATGCGTATGTTGTTGCGTTGCTTTCACTAGCAGCGTAGTTATCGGAAACAAATCTCGTGCGTCTTTGTTATGGCAAGCGCTAATAGAGCAGGCAACTAGTTGCCGTTGTGTTGTCCTTTGAGGATGTGTACAGTTGCTTGCTAACTGACAGTAGTTCCCTAGTTTCTGGGCGAGAATTTTCCCTGCAGGTTATTTTAAGACTTATGTATGCACGAAGCACATTTTGAGTTATCGTGTCATGCTGTGGCTGCTGAATGCTGATCTGACATTCTTCTTTTTAAGTGCTAACATATGGTTGTGAACCGGGGATACTCAGCTTCAGTTAGCTCTACTTAGCTGCAGTGGTTAATCCTGCTATTGGTTTCAGCGCGAGTTAATGTTTATATGGATTGTTTGTGTTATCCTGTGTTGAACATCTGTAGGAACCCTTCGGAATTGCTTCTCAATAGGTTCCTAGAAAAAGAGAATCCGATTCTCCGGCCAAGGTGCAAACAGTTTCTCTTCCTTTTGTCCCCATTGTTTGTGTAGTCCTGGGAATACCAAACCTTTTGAGCTTGTTCTTAGCATTTTGAGTTTCTGAGCAGCTTTTTGAGGTTGACCTGACTAAGGCATCTTTGGTAAGCAGGCCTGCTATTTTGCCTATTCTAAACACTGCAACAGAGTACAGATATATGAGCATTACAAAACGGGCAAAGGAAACAACAAAATTGCAACATGGAGAAACATAAATTAAATTATACTCATACACCAACTCACCAAGTACTTCCTGCTATCTTTCTGGGAAAATAAGGAGCTCAGATTTGGTCTTCTCGTAAGCAATGACCTAAGCAAGCAATAGAGAACTCAAGCAGCCGGTGCATGGATGTGGCCGGTGTAGGGATGTAAATGGTACGGATATTTTCCGACCGACTGATTGAGAGGGGTCGGATAGTGATTCGGATATTATTTTCAGATATTCGGATATTTTTTCGGATATGGGATCGAatcctgtcggtgttttaccggctgcccaccgaggggtcgaggtggtaagtttaggttgggagacgccgagatcaggaactcgaaggtgcaaggaacacaaggtttagataggttcgggccgcgatgtgcgtaataccctacgtcatgtatggtggtttgtattaccttgggtgttgatgttatgttttgagggggtccctgcccgcccttatatatccgagaggacagggttacatgaatcctagtccaatactagccaagaaatcgtactcgagtacaactcgagtagtttccttctgtaccgactagtcctacttcgcatacAAGTAAAGTACAATACTaataaggtataggacaagtcctatcccctaatcttgtatgaactacattatgtacacagtcccgggtctgacaagcctccgagctcttcgtagctgagtactgcaggctcctcgggtactttcaaagtagtcttcggcttcttttgaagctccgtcttgaagttcttcttcgagtactttcttagctgcatcgaagctatgaggtgctcatacctcgaattatttctttggtatggtgtacgattgaaaaatcgcactccatatggagtagcccccgagccttaggttgaatcggagaatcaggctgagggtcacattagtcttgaatcttcctttttttacttttcaaataaattcaaaaaataagtagtcgatgccacgtatcccgcagcccctgagccttgaatccaaatctctcaggtttggaaataaggatccaaaggtcgtggcatgcagtgaaaaaatactcccatgataaataactggtgtgatgatacagatgatggaagttagaatTGGAATTCGAAAAGCCTCTTTTtacgggacaattaaccctgaaaaaatgattaatcaaatattttatcaaaaaaattccaccaaacgacccctcatctttggaatattccctgagacgactcttcaacttcgaaaccgtaaacctgtatccggccgctcgttatttaaccccgcggtaacgctaagtaaaatccgtgcttccaatcttcaatccgccaagaaatttttaaatccccaatcagagccgcgctccaccttcacccccttggagaacccccaaactagccaaatctctccggtcctttctccgcagcccccgagcaactcgtggcaagcAGATCTgaaaatggcgcccaagagatcccacgagaaagatgggaaggggaaggagtcgcagccgccatATGGAGAGTGGACATACaataagtgctccaacaacgaactcatgaatcttgtttccgagggtttgcttcaggagaaaagtcttgtcaactgacgcccctcttttcgcgaacctcttcctatggaaaatgtggacgaaatcgttttattttaccattttgctgaatGGGGTttagccctcccctcttgctctttcttctggggccttctttacttctacgggcttgagctccatcacctcaacccgaattcgatttgccacattgctatcttcattcacttttgcgaagcttttcttggaatcgaaccccattgggatcttttccgctttcttttTCGGGTAAAACCGCAACCCacttccaaaaatccatccgttgtagggggcgccggcatccagcttagacaacaagccggcgataggtacattttctacaaattcccctccaacattcctggatggaagagccattggttctgcatcggaaaccatgcccccccagcttcctgaaaaatctGAAAAACCCCttgtcgtgaggccagagtggaacaccgaactctccagaggagacatggaccaagtcgacgagttgctagcccaTAGCAGgccataaagaaataggagtgaccagagcatccgtgatgttttccttcttcaaacgccggatccagccaatccaacagcgccatacgctaggcttcgagtacatgggcgctgaagatccatctcgaatgtgcgcagaggagctggcTGACggcgctcatccgggtcaagcgagtgctgctggacgtgaacgcagttccctacgtcccggagTTATTTTCTGCACGAAaccctccaaaaccggtaagtgttcgactacttttggAATAAGTTCTGTTGTTTAGCAACCGCTAACTAAAAaccctctgcagggacacacagagttgtaccagagctatccaccacaacctgACATCCCCTGActagaccaccttcttcccagcgccgcggTAGAAGCGAAAAAGGCTCAAGCATCCGAAGCTCGACCAAGCGACGAAACAACCGAGAGCaagagccccctggcggaaagggaaacCGAAGGGAAGGAGaaaaggaacaactcccccggaccatccgtggagttggccaAAGCTTTACCATTGGTCCCacggggtcgtcgggtagtgcacAAACGAaaagcgcatgtagtcgaagccccaggtatgaagttgctgccctggtgaattATCAAATATTGGAGttgttgcatgctgacattGTCTTTTTTTTGCAGTCCTTttgcttctcctcccgaccccaagcgtcAAAAGGTGGCCGGGACCAAATTCGCTAggaatgatgttccagcagatgatgccgcagaaactgctaggacggacccatcgactacttcagcagGGATGGTAACCATTGCCATGGCGGGTACCTCgcaaccagctggtgtgaccccgccatcggcaacgagtaccgtggttgaaaaACCACGAACCCTGAGGataaagaaagctgtcatgaagaaatctttGCTGTAAGTGTAGATCCTTATTGCATAATGCATATTCTATTCTTTTCAACTTGTGTAACAATATAActaattctgcttcattaggtctgtgaCTGCCATGAGGTTCAAGCCAAAGcctgtctcggctactccagccctcgagccgccagcccctgaggaggacacgacactgcccgacccCTCACCCCCCTCAccccagcaacccgaagccagtgccggtggtgaagaacaagtcgaggccactgatgccactcctgcagatggcacaagtaagcgtctgacctcccatggctaactgcttagaccacagacatcatgtactgaatgcgtcttgacttgcaggtacccCACAACCACCATCTGAAGAAGCGACGGGTACCTCAAGGAACCCTGAAAATCTACTGGTGTCCAGGAGTAgataccagaatatcatcaccacagatctagtggatgatccactcctgacggtcaacaacatgcgatacttccagaagatatccaaggagatgtaccaatataccgtggtaaggcatgattactcctCTGCCGTTTATACTTTGTCGAGTTGTTTGTCTTAATccttccccttatgcaggatgtggccaaacacTCACAACAAAAGTCTTACAAACTGAAAGCAGTtgtgagtggcctccaggaactccgagcaaaggatcaacgcatatcagaaga
Protein-coding sequences here:
- the LOC112895056 gene encoding gametogenetin, which translates into the protein MRSPPPPCPLPNPNPNSDASPPPAPMTPRAPQLRHHPPHVLLAEAVASWHPFHKKPCLSDRSTAPASSAHLPDAETPTPAPSGGGSGGSFRWLGLRKRRRRGAGSRSVSGRSSDRRRSGTCSDFHFTCGAGGGGATDSSGEMWASDVGEVRMRDVPMVTEFGPAPVGGAAAGAGGVGAAVEAAAADSGYGSEPGYRGDVELGYGDEIDEEEEDGRQQLFWGGVIGDMNKMRIVGDNNFGEQKTHHRGRRKKHDVRMLDSLR